A genomic window from Triticum urartu cultivar G1812 chromosome 7, Tu2.1, whole genome shotgun sequence includes:
- the LOC125522655 gene encoding protein transport protein Sec61 subunit gamma, translated as MDAVDSVVDPLREFAKDSVRLVKRCHKPDRKEFTKVAARTAIGFVVMGFVGFFVKLIFIPINNIIVGSG; from the exons ATGGACGCCGTCGACTCCGTCGTTGACCCCCTCCGCGAGTTCGCCAAGGACAGCGTCCGCCTCGTCAAGCGCTGCCACAAGCCCGACCGCAAGG AGTTCACCAAGGTGGCGGCGCGGACGGCGATCGGGTTCGTCGTCATGGGGTTCGTGGGGTTCTTCGTCAAGCTCATCTTCATCCCCATCAACAACATCATCGTCGGCTCCGGCTAG
- the LOC125522135 gene encoding putative B3 domain-containing protein Os03g0621600 produces the protein MDMNGANQGCGEDCDAEGCECGADGCQECEWWRLHCYWSHAGDHPRQFSLVAGDDFADHMRIRPPVASHLRNLISEFEEIQLEAPDGRVYPVKIGWEFGDIVLRSGWHDFVKVHHIEQNSSIRFVYRGNSSFEVHISDSPGHGNSSPPPPRDCHVPNEQVVPDPAHVQTSINIDYTAFPGTRLSHEQEKKVLELAQRSMRSEFRLHVAAVNKRNANGDCHVYIPLTLLDSVKEGITEAPIQLKAHSNDMIYVVGASKHGDDQVILQSKLSHFVDGHRMQDNDLLVFRSKGKAQLEVLVLDPSGCEKSWFDTGNSSNVSREGRRAHAQNTASTSFGWAKSGLQARESNEAGLQAPRSNNYISTQSTPLHSQQKEKVEERVRAIGSQFPVFVKVVSSSEVVTKTSLYLGPEYASACLLTQPGRLRLLLDGDDRDWDCMLGLRKSNKTWWIDRAWPKFISDVGLEEDDICLFELTDTSSLTMKVHVIRKSDIPAP, from the exons atGGACATGAACGGAGCTAACCAAG GCTGCGGCGAGGACTGCGACGCGGAGGGCTGCGAGTGCGGGGCGGACGGCTGCCAGGAATGCGAGTGGTGGAGGCTGCACTGCTACTGGAGCCACGCTGGCGACCACCCGAGGCAGTtctccctcgtcgccggcgacgattTCGCGGACCATATG CGCATACGACCGCCGGTTGCAAGCCATCTGAGAAACTTGATCTCTGAGTTCGAGGAGATCCAACTTGAAGCTCCTGATGGCCGTGTGTACCCTGTTAAAATCGGTTGGGAGTTTGGTGACATTGTTCTTAGGTCTGGATGGCACGACTTTGTCAAGGTGCATCACATAGAACAAAACTCCTCCATCCGGTTTGTGTACCGTGGGAACTCCAGCTTCGAGGTTCACATATCCGATTCACCCGGTCACGGCAACTCTTCTCCACCACCTCCTCGTGATTGTCATGTGCCGAATG AACAAGTGGTGCCTGATCCTGCACATGTTCAGACATCAATCAACATTGACTATACCGCATTCCCTGGGACCAGGCTAAGCCATGAACAAGAGAAGAAAGTGCTAGAACTAGCTCAGAGAAGCATGAGGTCTGAATTTCGTCTGCATGTGGCAGCTGTGAACAAAAGGAATGCCAACGGGGACTGCCATGTT TACATACCCTTGACGCTTTTGGACAGTGTCAAAGAGGGGATAACTGAAGCTCCAATTCAGCTCAAAGCCCATAGCAACGACATGATATATGTTGTTGGCGCAAGCAAGCATGGTGACGATCAAGTAATCCTCCAATCTAAGTTGAGTCATTTTGTAGATGGTCACCGCATGCAAGACAACGACCTCCTCGTCTTTAGAAGCAAGGGGAAAGCCCAGCTCGAAGTTCTTGTCCTTGACCCGAGCGGTTGTGAGAAAAGCTGGTTTGACACGGGAAACTCTTCAAACGTTTCCAGAGAAGGCCGTCGTGCACACGCTCAGAACACGGCTTCAACATCCTTCGGTTGGGCTAAATCAG GACTCCAAGCTCGCGAGTCGAATGAAGCAGGTTTACAAGCTCCTAGGTCCAACAACTACATATCAACCCAATCGACCCCTCTACATAGCCAACAGAAAGAGAAAGTCGAAGAGAGGGTTCGGGCAATTGGTTCCCAATTTCCTGTGTTTGTTAAAGTGGTTAGCTCCAGTGAGGTTGTTACCAAAACTTCTCTG TACTTGGGCCCGGAGTATGCTTCGGCATGTCTCCTGACCCAGCCAGGACGTCTCCGCCTCCTGCTGGACGGCGACGACAGGGATTGGGACTGCATGTTGGGCTTGAGGAAATCTAACAAAACTTGGTGGATCGACAGAGCCTGGCCGAAATTCATCTCGGATGTCGGGCTGGAGGAAGATGACATCTGCCTCTTCGAACTGACGGACACGAGCAGTCTCACGATGAAGGTCCATGTGATCCGCAAGTCGGATATACCGGCGCCATGA